In the Pan paniscus chromosome 8, NHGRI_mPanPan1-v2.0_pri, whole genome shotgun sequence genome, one interval contains:
- the LOC100987124 gene encoding putative uncharacterized protein encoded by MAPKAPK5-AS1 — MPGLLPFPSFPLSRVGHRRSRLGIVSLGRLLEADPRGSGLRREGAAFRKRTVGREGSHRGLNKGGCSGCACAQRRRGRGCSRASSPAAAPAPALSGGEVGNPLARPRADASRRAAWAAAAEAAFWGAGSVLWRPRAAAGSQNRARAAAPHRTPRATGPPRGRGCCELAGRPLDTGLALSFSLSAVTRSRLTAASTSGAHESTHLSPLSSWHHRHAPPHPANFF, encoded by the exons ATGCCCGGCCT TCtgccctttccttcttttcctctctcgCGAGTCGGCCACCGCCGTTCCCGTTTAGGGATAGTCTCGCTCGGGCGCCTGCTCGAGGCTGATCCCAGGGGCTCCGGGCTGCGCAGGGAGGGAGCCGCCTTCCGGAAGAGGACGGTGGGGCGCGAGGGAAGCCATCGCGGACTAAATAAGGGAGGCTGCAGCGGCTGCGCGTGCGCCCAGAGGCGCCGCGGGAGGGGGTGCTCTCGGGCGAGCTCTCCGGCCGCGGCCCCCGCCCCTGCGCTGTCGGGCGGGGAGGTCGGAAACCCCCTGGCGAGACCACGGGCGGACGCTTCCCGAAGAGCTGCCTGGGCCGCAGCCGCGGAAGCTGCGTTCTGGGGAGCGGGGAGCGTGCTCTGGCGCCCTCGGGCCGCTGCTGGAAGCCAGAACCGAGCCCGGGCCGCTGCCCCTCACCGGACGCCGCGCGCCACCGGCCCTCCGCGGGGCAGGGGCTGCTGCGAGCTCGCCGGGCGCCCTTTAGAC acaggtctCGCGCTGTCGTTCAGTCTGAGTGCAGTGACgcggtcacggctcactgcagcctcgacctccgggGCTCACGAGTCGacccacctcagccctctgagtagctggcaccacaggcatgcaccaccacacccggctaattttttttaa